A window of the Buchnera aphidicola str. Sg (Schizaphis graminum) genome harbors these coding sequences:
- the trpD gene encoding anthranilate phosphoribosyltransferase, producing MQNIFNKIYESKSLNQEESYQLFKSIALGKINEIQLSSILTAMQMHGESEKEILGAIYAFSERMKFFPRPNYIFSDIVGTGGDSKNTINVSTSSAFVAASCGFKIIKHCNKGVSSKSGSSDLLNKFKINLNTSLENSKKILDKLNICFLFAPKYHSVFKYASKTRSILKIKTIFNLLGPFLNPSRPPLTLIGVYKKDLVNPMSRILKKLKYQRGIILHGDDTDEVTLHGTTYISELLNNKIYSYELEPEDFGIKRHSKSIFVEYSPEENYHIIKKTMQGKGEKLHEELIAVNVALLLKIFGHENLKENTKIALKKIRSGDVYKHIMQVSNMLKED from the coding sequence ATGCAAAATATTTTTAATAAAATTTATGAATCAAAATCCTTAAATCAAGAGGAAAGCTATCAACTTTTTAAATCAATTGCATTAGGTAAAATCAATGAAATACAATTATCATCTATTTTAACAGCAATGCAAATGCATGGTGAATCAGAAAAAGAAATATTAGGTGCAATATATGCATTTTCAGAAAGAATGAAATTCTTTCCTAGACCCAATTATATTTTTTCTGATATAGTTGGAACAGGTGGCGATAGTAAAAATACTATTAATGTCTCCACTTCGAGTGCTTTTGTTGCTGCATCCTGTGGATTTAAAATTATTAAACATTGTAACAAAGGAGTTTCAAGTAAATCTGGTTCTTCCGATCTTTTAAATAAATTTAAAATCAACTTAAATACATCTCTAGAAAATTCTAAAAAAATTTTAGATAAATTAAATATTTGTTTTCTGTTTGCTCCTAAATATCACAGTGTTTTTAAATATGCATCTAAAACTCGTAGTATCCTAAAAATTAAAACTATTTTTAATTTACTAGGACCATTTCTTAATCCTTCTCGTCCTCCTTTGACTTTAATTGGTGTTTATAAAAAAGATTTAGTAAATCCTATGTCTAGAATTTTAAAAAAACTAAAATATCAACGGGGTATAATTTTACATGGTGATGATACAGATGAAGTTACATTGCACGGTACGACATATATTTCTGAATTATTAAATAATAAAATTTATTCGTATGAATTAGAACCAGAGGATTTTGGTATAAAAAGACATTCTAAATCAATATTTGTAGAATATTCACCAGAAGAAAACTACCATATCATTAAAAAAACAATGCAGGGTAAAGGTGAAAAATTACATGAAGAATTAATTGCAGTTAATGTGGCATTATTACTAAAAATTTTTGGACACGAAAATTTAAAAGAAAATACAAAAATAGCACTGAAAAAAATTCGCAGTGGAGACGTTTATAAACATATAATGCAAGTTTCTAATATGTTGAAAGAAGATTAA
- a CDS encoding pseudouridine synthase, with translation MTAKIQKILSDLGYGSRRFIECMIKCGKISINGEKAIIGQYLNKKNPGEILIDKKKIIVKRNKNLPKVLIYNKPIGEVCTRDDFQKRLTVFDKLPKLNLNRWVSVGRLDINTKGLLLFTNDGTLANKLMHPRSQIEREYNIRIFGEMNKNKINILRKGVKIIHGYVSFKEIVPLYDKKEGKNKWFKGILCEGKNREIRLMFKSIQCQVNQLIRVRYGNIILPKNLKEGQWMMLNSIFLKKLYNLINFDKEIINKKKN, from the coding sequence ATGACTGCAAAAATACAAAAAATATTATCTGATTTAGGATATGGTTCACGTCGTTTTATTGAATGTATGATTAAATGCGGTAAAATAAGTATTAATGGTGAAAAAGCTATTATTGGTCAGTATTTAAATAAAAAAAACCCTGGTGAAATTTTAATTGATAAAAAAAAAATAATTGTAAAAAGAAACAAAAATCTTCCTAAAGTTTTAATTTATAATAAGCCTATAGGAGAAGTTTGCACTAGAGATGATTTTCAAAAAAGATTAACTGTATTTGATAAACTTCCTAAATTGAATTTAAATCGATGGGTTAGTGTAGGAAGATTAGATATTAATACTAAAGGTTTGTTGTTATTCACTAATGACGGAACATTAGCTAATAAACTAATGCATCCACGTAGTCAAATTGAAAGAGAATATAATATTCGAATTTTTGGAGAAATGAACAAAAATAAAATAAACATTTTAAGAAAAGGAGTTAAAATTATACATGGTTACGTTTCTTTTAAAGAAATAGTACCCTTGTACGATAAAAAAGAAGGCAAAAACAAATGGTTTAAGGGTATTTTGTGCGAAGGTAAAAATCGTGAAATTAGATTAATGTTTAAATCTATTCAATGTCAAGTAAATCAATTAATTAGAGTTCGATACGGTAATATTATCTTACCAAAAAATCTAAAAGAAGGTCAATGGATGATGTTAAATTCAATATTTTTGAAAAAATTATATAATCTAATTAATTTTGATAAAGAAATAATCAACAAGAAAAAAAATTGA
- a CDS encoding DMT family transporter, giving the protein MHKIIIIMLFFLVSITWGTTWIAMKIAVETIPPFFATGIRFLAASPLLIILSYLTKKPLLFPYGQRRFQIFISIFYFSIPFTLMLYGGSYVNSSISSIIFANMPVLVLIISHFYLKKKINFIQKVGMVIALITLFFVLLIDLKSECFFQWKGILALLLALLSHAVIYVECQKKSCNVSVITFNALPSLISGIFLSIISWFIESPNINFFSTRSILAVFYLGNFCGICGILSYFYLQKRVSSFYASIVFLIFPLIAGFLEIYIYKKTILLYELWFIIPSGLGILLTLIPINFFKNIIRFSK; this is encoded by the coding sequence ATGCACAAAATTATAATCATAATGTTGTTTTTTTTAGTTTCAATTACTTGGGGGACAACTTGGATCGCAATGAAAATCGCAGTAGAAACAATCCCACCTTTTTTTGCGACTGGGATAAGATTTTTAGCAGCCTCTCCATTGTTAATTATACTTTCTTATTTAACAAAAAAACCTCTTTTATTCCCGTATGGTCAAAGACGTTTTCAAATTTTTATTTCTATCTTTTATTTTTCAATACCTTTTACATTAATGTTATATGGTGGTAGTTATGTAAATTCTTCTATTTCTTCTATTATATTTGCTAATATGCCTGTTTTAGTATTAATAATTTCACATTTCTATTTAAAAAAAAAAATAAATTTTATTCAAAAAGTTGGTATGGTAATTGCTTTAATTACATTATTTTTCGTGTTATTAATAGATCTTAAATCGGAATGTTTTTTTCAGTGGAAAGGTATTTTAGCTTTACTTTTAGCATTACTTAGTCATGCTGTAATTTACGTTGAATGTCAAAAAAAATCTTGTAATGTATCTGTTATTACATTTAATGCACTACCGTCTTTAATATCTGGAATATTTTTGTCTATTATATCCTGGTTTATCGAATCTCCTAACATTAATTTTTTTTCTACTAGATCTATTTTAGCTGTTTTTTATCTTGGTAATTTTTGTGGTATTTGCGGTATTTTATCTTATTTTTATTTGCAAAAAAGAGTCAGTTCGTTCTATGCTTCTATAGTTTTTTTAATTTTCCCATTAATTGCAGGTTTTTTAGAAATATATATTTATAAAAAAACAATCTTATTGTATGAGTTATGGTTTATTATTCCGTCAGGATTAGGAATATTATTAACTTTAATTCCAATAAATTTTTTTAAAAATATTATAAGGTTTTCAAAATGA
- a CDS encoding inositol monophosphatase family protein, which yields MHPMLNIAIRAIRKGGNIIVQNYDTQKFIKEDLDKKKIFIKNIMYKTYRIISEVIYKSYPNHIILNKNTDLIKNEKNTLWIINELDGKNNFIKNFPHFCISIAVIMKNNTEISVIYDPIRNDLFTAVKGQGSQLNGYRIRCNNINSLNYSTIAINLPLKHYAKSLFYLKIYKKLILSGISLRCTGSTLLDLAYVASGRIDCLFDFNPQSINLIAGKLQAREAGCLTSKFTENSEKKSEKGNFCTSNLTSSSKFMRLITEKISQCYSFNN from the coding sequence ATGCATCCCATGTTAAATATTGCCATTCGTGCAATTCGAAAAGGAGGAAACATTATTGTACAAAATTATGATACTCAAAAATTTATTAAAGAAGATTTAGATAAAAAGAAAATATTTATTAAAAACATAATGTATAAAACATATAGAATAATTAGTGAAGTAATTTATAAATCTTATCCTAATCATATCATTTTGAATAAAAATACTGATCTTATAAAAAATGAAAAAAATACTTTATGGATTATTAATGAATTAGACGGAAAAAATAATTTCATTAAAAATTTTCCGCATTTTTGTATATCTATTGCTGTTATTATGAAAAATAATACAGAAATTTCAGTAATATATGATCCTATAAGAAATGATTTATTTACAGCTGTCAAGGGACAAGGTTCACAATTAAATGGTTATCGTATTAGATGCAATAATATTAACAGTTTAAATTATAGCACTATAGCTATTAATTTACCTCTTAAACACTACGCAAAATCTTTATTTTATTTAAAAATATATAAAAAGTTAATTTTGTCTGGAATTTCTCTTAGATGCACAGGTTCTACTCTATTGGATTTAGCATATGTAGCTTCTGGTAGAATAGATTGTTTATTTGATTTTAATCCACAATCCATTAATCTTATAGCAGGAAAATTACAAGCAAGAGAAGCAGGTTGTTTAACTAGTAAGTTTACTGAAAATAGTGAAAAAAAAAGTGAAAAAGGTAATTTTTGTACTTCAAATTTAACTAGTAGTTCGAAATTTATGAGATTAATTACTGAAAAAATAAGTCAATGTTACTCTTTCAATAATTAA
- the sohB gene encoding protease SohB, translating to MNLLLNYELFLAKAITFLFIIFITPFIFNIIKRKRTDQKKFKIILLEEKYKNIKKDILLSKMNKLEKKKWIKEEKKKDKEFEKKNKNNIVTLKKKTLFVLDFKGGIHAHEVIGLREEISAILLAANKDDEVLLRLESSGGVIHGYGLAAAQLERLRQNKIRLIISIDKIAASGGYMMACVADYIISAPFAIIGSIGVVGQLPNFNKLLKKCNIDVELHTAGDYKRTLTMFGQNTELTRKKFCQELNLTHEIFKKFIKKMRPCLDIENISNGEHWFGTIAFKKNLVDEINTSDNILMSKMKEKYTLLNIQYIYKNKKLENFTSFIIENIKIIIIKIFSYKKIL from the coding sequence GTGAATTTACTTTTAAATTACGAGTTGTTTTTAGCAAAAGCAATTACTTTTTTATTTATTATTTTTATAACTCCATTCATTTTTAATATAATAAAAAGAAAAAGAACAGATCAGAAAAAATTTAAAATTATTTTATTAGAAGAAAAATATAAAAATATAAAAAAAGATATTTTATTATCTAAAATGAATAAATTAGAAAAGAAAAAATGGATAAAAGAAGAGAAAAAAAAAGACAAAGAATTTGAAAAAAAAAATAAAAATAATATTGTAACTTTAAAGAAAAAAACTCTTTTTGTATTAGATTTCAAAGGTGGAATTCATGCACATGAAGTTATTGGATTAAGAGAGGAGATATCTGCAATACTTTTAGCTGCAAACAAAGATGATGAGGTTTTATTACGACTAGAAAGCTCAGGTGGTGTAATTCATGGATACGGTTTAGCAGCAGCTCAATTGGAAAGATTGCGTCAAAATAAAATACGTTTGATTATATCTATTGATAAAATTGCTGCTAGCGGAGGTTATATGATGGCTTGTGTTGCAGATTATATTATTTCAGCACCATTTGCTATAATAGGTTCAATTGGTGTAGTAGGTCAGTTACCTAATTTTAACAAATTATTAAAAAAATGTAACATTGATGTTGAGTTACATACTGCTGGAGATTATAAGCGTACATTAACTATGTTTGGTCAAAATACAGAATTAACTCGTAAAAAATTTTGTCAAGAATTGAATTTAACACACGAAATTTTTAAAAAATTTATAAAAAAAATGAGACCATGTTTAGACATTGAAAATATCTCTAACGGAGAACATTGGTTTGGAACAATAGCTTTTAAAAAAAATTTAGTTGATGAGATTAATACAAGTGATAATATTTTAATGTCTAAAATGAAAGAAAAATACACTTTATTAAATATTCAATACATTTATAAAAACAAAAAATTAGAAAATTTTACATCTTTCATTATAGAAAACATTAAAATTATTATAATTAAAATATTTTCTTATAAAAAAATTTTGTGA
- a CDS encoding bifunctional tRNA (adenosine(37)-C2)-methyltransferase TrmG/ribosomal RNA large subunit methyltransferase RlmN, protein MHKSINIKNISDDKINLLDLNRKEIEIFLLSLGAKKFVTDQLMKWIYNRHCNNFNLMSNLKKDIRKKLNERSYIFASNFIEEKISYDGTVKWITSIDKQKIETIYIPEKKRATLCVSSQIGCSLKCKFCATGQQGFNRNLKVSEIISQIWQANKILKEKKNNSTITNIVFMGMGEPLLNLNNVISAIKIILDKNGFGLSKRRITLSTSGIVPALNKLIKKIDVSLAISLHAPNDFIRNSIMPINMKYNIKSFLNSVSKYLKHSHANRGGVTVEYVMLRGINDLNEHAEELGNILKKIPSKINLIPWNFFKNANFICSSKNRINIFANILRKKGFNTTIRKNRGQDIGAACGQLTGDIVNRIKN, encoded by the coding sequence ATGCATAAAAGTATTAATATAAAAAATATTTCTGATGATAAAATCAACTTATTAGATTTAAATCGTAAAGAAATAGAAATTTTTCTTCTTTCTCTTGGAGCAAAAAAATTTGTTACAGATCAACTTATGAAATGGATTTACAATCGTCATTGCAATAATTTTAATTTAATGTCAAATCTTAAAAAAGATATCAGAAAAAAATTAAATGAACGATCTTATATATTTGCATCAAATTTTATAGAAGAAAAAATATCTTATGATGGTACTGTAAAATGGATTACATCTATTGATAAACAAAAAATAGAAACTATTTATATTCCTGAAAAAAAACGTGCTACTCTTTGTGTTTCTTCTCAAATTGGTTGTTCTTTAAAATGCAAGTTTTGTGCTACTGGGCAACAAGGTTTTAATAGAAATTTAAAAGTGTCAGAAATCATTTCGCAAATTTGGCAAGCAAATAAAATTTTAAAAGAAAAAAAAAATAACAGTACAATTACTAACATAGTTTTTATGGGTATGGGCGAACCTTTATTAAATTTAAATAACGTTATTTCTGCAATAAAAATTATTTTAGATAAAAATGGATTTGGATTATCGAAACGTCGTATTACTCTCTCTACTTCAGGAATTGTACCAGCATTAAATAAACTTATTAAAAAGATTGATGTTAGTTTAGCTATATCTTTACATGCACCAAATGATTTTATTAGAAATTCAATTATGCCGATAAATATGAAATATAATATCAAATCTTTTTTAAACTCTGTTTCTAAATACTTAAAACATTCTCATGCAAATAGAGGTGGTGTTACTGTAGAATATGTCATGCTGAGGGGTATTAATGATTTAAATGAACATGCTGAAGAATTAGGAAATATTTTAAAAAAAATACCTAGTAAAATAAATCTTATTCCTTGGAATTTTTTTAAAAATGCAAACTTTATATGCAGTAGTAAGAATAGGATTAATATTTTTGCAAATATTTTAAGAAAAAAAGGGTTTAATACAACAATTAGAAAAAATAGAGGTCAAGATATTGGCGCTGCATGCGGTCAATTAACTGGTGATATAGTTAATCGTATTAAAAATTAA
- the topA gene encoding type I DNA topoisomerase, with product MCKSLVIVESPVKAKTISKYLGKQYIVKSSVGHVRDLINNKSKNKKNIKKSNIKHNEKTALIQQMGINPYKNWKAEYHILPGKEKIISELKNIANKVHYIYLATDLDREGEAIAWHLKEVIGGNSLKFRRVVFNEITKKSIEKAFQNIGKINMNRVYSQQARRFMDRIVGYMISPLLWKKISRGLSAGRVQSAAVRLITDREYEIKNFIEREHWKISLSLLSKENKKVTMDITHYRNKTFLLNNKKEVNSTIEKIKNLSFIITDRKDKIFKKKPPAPLITSTLQQASNIDLGFSVKKTMFLAQKLYEQGYITYIRTDSYFLSNYAIEKVRSYIENFYGSDFLPKKSNIYSNQKYSQEAHEAIRPSDVQVVNIDNCDPDAKKLYKLIWNYFIASQMKSERYKSIKTTVMADVFKLQSNTKIVLFSGWTKILKKSNNVNFKFPVLDIGTTLILDKILPHQIFTKPPPRFSESSLVRELEKKGIGRPSTYATIITKIKEKGYLKIKKNKFYAAKIGEILITRLKKNFSDLVDYDFTARMEKNLDQVSDKLINWKHLLNSFFDNFSQQLEQAKKPPEEGGMELNTTVPTEIDCSLCNKKMGIKTAVTGVFLSCLGYNSEPNEKRCKNTINLISLNDLSTTKKEEKNFHLKNRCKKCNLVMDVYLINENLKIFICINNPSCNGYNLKKGIFKKSLNCSLKKIKCEKCKNDMLFKTGRFGNFFMCINDTCKNTRKILPNGEISEPKFEPIPFPDILCEKSNTWFVLREGISGIFFAANTFPKSRETRSPFVEELARFEYLLPKKLHYLASAPQRDNKGNKTIVCFNKLNKQQYIASKKEGKFTGWAAFFIDRKWCIVNK from the coding sequence ATGTGTAAATCTTTAGTTATTGTTGAATCACCAGTAAAAGCAAAAACTATAAGTAAATATTTAGGTAAGCAATATATAGTCAAATCTAGTGTGGGTCATGTACGAGATTTAATAAATAATAAATCTAAAAACAAAAAAAATATTAAAAAATCTAATATCAAACATAATGAAAAAACAGCTTTAATACAACAAATGGGGATTAATCCATATAAAAATTGGAAAGCAGAATATCATATTTTACCTGGTAAGGAAAAAATTATTTCTGAGTTAAAAAATATTGCAAATAAAGTTCACTATATATATCTTGCTACTGATTTAGATAGAGAAGGTGAAGCAATAGCGTGGCATTTAAAAGAGGTAATTGGAGGAAATTCTCTTAAATTTAGACGTGTTGTTTTTAATGAAATAACTAAAAAATCAATTGAAAAAGCTTTTCAAAATATTGGTAAAATTAATATGAACCGGGTGTATTCGCAACAAGCTCGTCGATTTATGGATAGAATTGTAGGCTATATGATTTCACCTTTATTATGGAAAAAAATCTCAAGAGGATTATCTGCAGGTCGTGTTCAATCTGCAGCTGTTCGACTTATAACAGATCGAGAATATGAAATAAAAAATTTTATCGAACGTGAACATTGGAAAATTAGTCTTTCTCTTTTATCTAAAGAAAATAAAAAAGTCACGATGGATATAACACATTATAGAAATAAAACATTTTTATTAAATAATAAAAAAGAGGTAAATTCTACAATAGAAAAAATAAAAAATTTATCTTTTATTATTACAGATCGAAAGGATAAAATTTTCAAAAAAAAACCACCAGCTCCATTAATTACCTCGACGTTACAACAAGCTTCTAATATTGATTTGGGATTTAGTGTAAAAAAAACAATGTTTTTAGCGCAAAAATTATATGAGCAAGGATATATAACTTATATAAGAACTGATTCTTATTTTTTAAGTAATTATGCTATTGAAAAAGTTAGATCGTATATAGAAAATTTTTATGGAAGTGATTTTTTGCCTAAAAAATCAAATATATACTCAAATCAAAAATATTCTCAAGAAGCTCATGAAGCTATTCGACCTTCAGATGTCCAAGTTGTAAATATTGATAATTGTGATCCAGATGCTAAAAAATTATATAAATTAATTTGGAATTATTTTATTGCTTCTCAAATGAAATCAGAAAGATATAAATCTATTAAAACGACAGTTATGGCTGATGTATTTAAATTACAGTCAAATACAAAAATAGTGCTCTTTTCAGGATGGACTAAAATTTTGAAAAAATCAAATAATGTTAATTTTAAATTTCCTGTTTTAGATATAGGAACTACATTGATTTTAGATAAAATTTTGCCTCATCAAATCTTTACTAAGCCTCCACCACGTTTTAGTGAGTCATCTTTAGTACGTGAATTAGAAAAAAAAGGTATTGGAAGACCTTCTACCTACGCTACTATAATAACGAAAATAAAAGAAAAAGGGTATTTAAAGATAAAAAAAAATAAATTTTATGCTGCAAAAATAGGAGAAATTCTTATAACTCGATTGAAAAAAAATTTTTCTGATTTAGTTGATTATGATTTTACAGCTCGTATGGAAAAAAATCTTGATCAAGTTTCTGATAAATTAATTAATTGGAAACATTTGTTGAATTCTTTTTTTGATAATTTTTCTCAACAGTTAGAACAAGCAAAAAAACCTCCTGAAGAAGGTGGTATGGAACTTAATACGACTGTTCCGACTGAAATTGATTGCTCTTTATGTAATAAAAAAATGGGGATTAAAACCGCTGTTACAGGTGTATTTTTAAGCTGTTTAGGATATAATTCAGAACCTAATGAAAAACGCTGTAAAAATACAATAAATTTAATTTCATTAAATGATTTGAGTACAACAAAAAAAGAAGAAAAAAATTTTCATTTAAAAAATAGATGTAAAAAATGCAATTTGGTAATGGACGTGTATTTAATTAATGAAAATTTAAAAATTTTCATTTGTATAAATAATCCTAGTTGTAATGGTTACAATCTTAAAAAAGGCATATTTAAAAAAAGTTTAAATTGCTCATTAAAAAAAATAAAATGTGAAAAATGTAAAAATGATATGTTATTTAAAACAGGTAGATTTGGAAATTTTTTCATGTGCATTAATGATACATGTAAAAATACACGAAAAATTTTACCTAACGGTGAAATATCAGAACCAAAATTTGAACCTATTCCATTTCCTGATATATTATGTGAAAAATCTAATACATGGTTTGTTTTAAGAGAGGGAATTTCTGGTATTTTTTTTGCTGCAAATACCTTTCCTAAATCGCGTGAAACAAGATCTCCTTTTGTAGAAGAACTTGCTAGATTTGAATATTTATTACCAAAAAAATTACACTATTTAGCTAGCGCACCTCAAAGAGATAACAAAGGAAATAAAACTATAGTATGTTTTAATAAATTAAATAAACAGCAATATATTGCCTCTAAAAAAGAAGGAAAATTTACAGGTTGGGCAGCTTTTTTTATTGATAGAAAATGGTGTATTGTGAATAAATAA